The following are encoded together in the Skermanella mucosa genome:
- a CDS encoding response regulator yields the protein MTEKAHILVVDDEAEVRDLLREYLGRQEFDVTAAGNVPEARAVLNSPEEGAAPIDLIILDLKMPGENGLTLARELRERGDVAIIMLTASGETIDRVVGLEVGADDYVAKPFDPRELLARIRSVLRRVGAARRTAPGPDTDPGSEPMAPAPARIPFGRCMLDLEARRLFEADGTEVPLTAMQFDLIEVFLGNPNRVLSRDRLLELTHKRGDEPFDRSIDIRVARLRRKIEPHPEKPRTIKTVHGVGYVYVPGAEGGKPA from the coding sequence ATGACGGAAAAAGCGCACATCCTCGTCGTCGATGACGAAGCCGAGGTGCGGGATCTGCTGCGGGAGTATCTGGGCCGGCAGGAGTTCGACGTGACCGCCGCCGGAAACGTTCCCGAGGCGCGCGCCGTGCTGAACTCCCCGGAGGAGGGCGCCGCGCCCATCGACCTCATCATCCTGGACCTGAAGATGCCGGGGGAGAACGGCCTGACCCTGGCCCGCGAACTGCGGGAACGCGGCGACGTGGCGATCATCATGCTGACCGCGTCCGGCGAGACGATCGACCGGGTGGTCGGGCTCGAAGTGGGCGCCGACGACTATGTCGCCAAGCCGTTCGATCCGCGGGAATTGCTGGCACGCATCCGCAGCGTGCTGAGAAGGGTGGGGGCGGCCCGGCGTACGGCACCGGGTCCGGATACCGATCCGGGCTCGGAACCGATGGCGCCGGCGCCCGCCCGGATCCCGTTCGGACGGTGCATGCTGGACCTGGAGGCGCGTCGCCTGTTCGAGGCCGACGGCACCGAGGTTCCGCTCACCGCCATGCAGTTCGACCTGATCGAGGTCTTCCTCGGCAATCCCAATCGCGTGCTGTCCCGCGACCGGCTGCTGGAGTTGACCCACAAGCGCGGAGACGAACCGTTCGACCGCAGCATCGACATCCGCGTGGCGCGCCTGCGCCGGAAGATCGAGCCCCATCCCGAAAAGCCCCGGACGATCAAGACGGTGCATGGGGTAGGCTATGTCTATGTGCCGGGCGCGGAAGGCGGGAAACCGGCGTGA
- a CDS encoding hybrid sensor histidine kinase/response regulator: protein MAPERKFSPLLRYYRRQSEALFGGLRNGRAAKRALEQSERRFRAIVEDQTEMICRFGPDFRINFSNRAHARFVGDEPETLLGRDFLDSFPARIQKSLRAGLQALTAEDPILRCEHDRTTEAGEVQWFAWTNRALFDEAGQCLGYQSVGRDITARKRAEDALRESEMRFRTIVEDQTEFISRCTPDFRFTFVNEAYARQLERPRDEIIGTSVLKLMTPDQRAQFIAQLLELTPSSPTVSYEMSSVASDGRLLWEQWTDRALFDERGQLVGYQSVGRDITKSKTIEATLKASAEELALIADCMPVAMAIARVDPTEILFSNSRARESFGLCPGCPPERITALYEDPSDRDRLLGLLSRHGNVEGFETSLRRADGTVIRALISARTIQFRGASAVVAAITDITSRLQTEQALRTSEARLQAFMQHAPAGMFLKDLEGRYIVANPEMEKVQNRPVSKIIGRTPQDVFAPEDAALIRYYDQQVLNTGAAVVNEEHVPYMPHYPWRMVVRFPIRGPDGQITHIAGFIFDISSRKNAEAEADRQRAAMHQRDKLAALGSLLAGVAHELNNPLSVVLGRAIMLEEESTDAAIRESLGRLRVAAERCARIVKSFLALARQKAREPKPVDVRAVLDGSMEILASGLRSAGIEVVREDPPDLPMVMADEDELHQVFMNVIINAQQALEAASPPGRVSETGRTVWVRTAHDAAAGTVRIEIADNGPGIPETVRGQIFDPFFTTKPVGSGTGLGLSVCHGIISAHGGSITVEDRPGGGALFRVTLQACRVPTETAAAMLADGDSGNGTVLVVDDEPEVVTLLEEILTREGYRVETADNGAAALELLRDRRFDAILCDIRMPLLDGAGLLRMLETHRPDLAGKVLLMTGDVLRASATLPAGAHGRLLEKPLDPAEVRRRLRDMVGRRP, encoded by the coding sequence ATGGCTCCGGAACGGAAATTCTCGCCGCTCCTCCGCTACTATCGCCGCCAGTCCGAGGCACTGTTCGGCGGGCTCCGCAACGGCAGGGCGGCGAAGCGCGCGCTTGAGCAGAGCGAGCGCCGCTTCCGGGCCATCGTCGAGGACCAGACGGAGATGATCTGCCGTTTCGGTCCGGACTTCAGGATAAACTTCTCGAACCGGGCCCACGCGCGGTTCGTCGGGGACGAGCCGGAGACCCTGCTTGGCCGCGATTTCCTCGACTCGTTTCCGGCCAGGATACAGAAGTCCCTGCGCGCCGGGCTCCAGGCCCTGACGGCGGAGGACCCGATCCTGCGGTGCGAGCATGACCGGACGACCGAGGCCGGCGAGGTCCAGTGGTTCGCCTGGACCAACCGGGCCCTGTTCGACGAAGCCGGCCAATGCCTGGGCTACCAGTCGGTCGGCCGCGACATCACCGCGCGCAAGCGGGCCGAGGACGCGCTCCGGGAGAGCGAGATGCGCTTCCGGACCATCGTCGAGGACCAGACCGAGTTCATCTCCCGCTGCACGCCCGATTTCCGGTTCACCTTCGTCAACGAGGCCTATGCCCGGCAGCTGGAGCGACCGCGGGACGAGATCATCGGGACCAGCGTCCTCAAGCTGATGACGCCGGATCAGCGGGCGCAGTTCATCGCGCAGCTCCTGGAGCTTACGCCGTCCAGCCCGACGGTTTCCTACGAAATGTCCTCGGTCGCCTCCGACGGCCGGCTGCTCTGGGAACAGTGGACCGACCGCGCGCTGTTCGACGAGCGCGGGCAACTCGTCGGCTACCAGTCCGTCGGCCGCGACATCACCAAGTCGAAGACGATCGAGGCGACGCTCAAGGCCAGCGCCGAGGAGCTTGCCCTGATCGCCGACTGCATGCCGGTCGCCATGGCGATCGCCCGGGTCGACCCCACGGAGATCCTGTTCTCCAACTCGCGGGCGCGGGAGAGCTTCGGCCTGTGTCCCGGCTGCCCGCCGGAGCGGATCACGGCCCTGTACGAGGACCCGTCGGACCGCGACCGGCTGCTCGGCCTCCTGTCCAGGCACGGCAACGTGGAAGGGTTCGAAACGTCGCTCCGGCGCGCGGACGGCACGGTCATCCGGGCGCTCATATCGGCGCGGACGATCCAGTTCCGGGGGGCCTCGGCGGTCGTCGCGGCGATCACCGACATCACGTCGCGCCTCCAGACCGAGCAGGCCCTGCGCACCAGCGAGGCGCGGCTGCAGGCCTTCATGCAGCATGCGCCGGCGGGCATGTTCCTGAAGGATCTGGAAGGCCGCTACATCGTGGCGAACCCGGAGATGGAGAAGGTCCAGAACCGGCCGGTCTCGAAGATCATCGGGCGGACGCCCCAGGACGTCTTCGCCCCGGAAGACGCCGCGCTGATCCGGTACTACGACCAGCAGGTGCTCAATACCGGCGCCGCCGTCGTCAACGAGGAGCATGTTCCCTACATGCCGCACTATCCCTGGCGGATGGTCGTCCGGTTTCCCATCCGCGGGCCGGACGGGCAGATCACCCATATCGCCGGGTTCATCTTCGACATCAGCAGCCGCAAGAACGCCGAGGCCGAGGCGGACCGGCAAAGGGCCGCCATGCACCAGCGGGACAAGCTGGCGGCCCTGGGTTCGCTCCTGGCCGGCGTCGCCCACGAGCTGAACAACCCGCTGTCGGTCGTGCTCGGCCGGGCCATCATGCTGGAGGAGGAAAGCACCGACGCCGCGATCCGGGAATCCCTGGGCCGCCTCCGCGTCGCGGCGGAGCGCTGCGCGCGGATCGTCAAGAGCTTCCTCGCCCTGGCCCGCCAGAAGGCCCGCGAGCCCAAGCCGGTCGATGTCCGCGCCGTGCTCGACGGCAGCATGGAGATCCTGGCCAGCGGCCTGCGCAGCGCCGGCATAGAGGTCGTCCGCGAGGATCCGCCCGACCTGCCGATGGTCATGGCCGATGAGGACGAACTCCATCAGGTCTTCATGAACGTCATCATCAATGCCCAGCAGGCCCTGGAGGCGGCCTCGCCGCCGGGCCGGGTTTCCGAAACCGGCCGGACTGTCTGGGTCAGGACGGCCCACGACGCGGCGGCCGGAACGGTCCGGATCGAGATCGCGGACAACGGCCCCGGCATTCCGGAAACGGTGCGCGGCCAGATCTTCGATCCCTTCTTCACGACCAAGCCGGTCGGATCGGGCACCGGGCTGGGCCTGTCGGTCTGCCATGGGATCATCTCCGCCCACGGCGGATCGATCACTGTGGAGGATCGCCCCGGCGGGGGCGCCCTGTTCCGCGTGACTCTCCAGGCCTGCCGGGTGCCGACGGAAACAGCCGCGGCGATGCTCGCGGACGGCGACAGCGGCAACGGGACCGTCCTGGTGGTCGACGACGAGCCGGAAGTCGTCACCCTGCTTGAGGAGATCCTGACGCGGGAAGGCTACCGCGTCGAGACGGCGGACAACGGGGCGGCCGCGTTGGAGCTTCTGCGCGACAGGCGGTTCGACGCCATCCTGTGCGACATCCGCATGCCGCTGCTCGACGGGGCCGGCCTGCTCCGGATGCTGGAAACGCACCGGCCCGACTTGGCCGGGAAGGTGCTGCTGATGACCGGCGACGTCCTGCGGGCCTCCGCGACGCTGCCGGCCGGCGCCCACGGCCGGCTGCTGGAGAAACCCCTGGACCCAGCCGAGGTCCGCCGCCGCTTGAGGGACATGGTCGGCCGGCGCCCGTGA
- a CDS encoding GRAS family protein, protein MPDSLARDTGWAPPLSAGPIKPADMSENGVLLRLLDMAQCIERSDEDGAFVAFVDLLDRIQPCGTDLRTKTQCFAQALLKNIDWKTGHGSLHGALFESHADRFPPMKLAAGAAGTILGGLLERCDDAVLVDIGIGHGGRIAGLFRSLAGRGALPRALTVVGIDPCDGALAEAEATLSSLASGLGLPFRFLAMPSRVESLTAAQWDGFRSIGGRIFVNAVFSLHHVGGHGAKDAVLRNVKSLKPEALVIAEPSADFETDDLLRRLAHAWRFYGACFGILDRMDVSQEERTMARMFFGQEIMDVLGTPADRRGERFDTASRWLARLRDAGFQAHPDLRRASAGQPGGILGATLHDDHVGFDFAGQVMSAAICVR, encoded by the coding sequence ATGCCAGACAGCCTTGCACGAGACACCGGATGGGCACCACCCCTGTCCGCCGGCCCCATCAAGCCCGCCGACATGAGCGAGAACGGCGTCCTTCTCCGTCTGCTGGACATGGCCCAATGCATCGAGCGGTCCGACGAGGACGGCGCCTTCGTCGCCTTCGTGGACCTGCTCGACCGGATCCAGCCCTGCGGAACGGACCTCAGGACGAAGACGCAATGCTTCGCGCAGGCGCTGCTCAAGAACATAGACTGGAAGACAGGCCATGGCTCCTTGCATGGCGCCTTGTTCGAGTCCCATGCCGACCGGTTCCCGCCGATGAAACTCGCGGCCGGGGCTGCCGGCACGATCCTGGGCGGCCTGCTGGAACGCTGCGACGACGCGGTGCTCGTCGATATCGGGATCGGCCATGGCGGGAGGATAGCCGGCCTGTTCCGCTCCCTGGCGGGACGCGGCGCCCTGCCCCGGGCGCTCACCGTCGTCGGCATCGATCCTTGCGACGGCGCGCTGGCCGAGGCGGAGGCGACCCTGTCGTCCCTGGCTTCCGGCCTGGGCCTGCCCTTCCGGTTCCTGGCGATGCCGTCGCGGGTCGAATCCCTGACAGCGGCGCAGTGGGACGGTTTCCGCTCGATCGGAGGCCGGATCTTCGTCAACGCCGTGTTCTCGCTTCATCATGTCGGCGGGCATGGCGCCAAGGACGCGGTGCTGCGGAACGTGAAATCGCTGAAGCCGGAAGCGCTGGTGATCGCCGAGCCGAGTGCCGATTTCGAAACCGACGACCTGCTGCGCCGCCTTGCCCATGCCTGGCGGTTCTACGGCGCCTGCTTCGGGATCCTGGACCGCATGGATGTTTCCCAAGAGGAGCGGACCATGGCCAGGATGTTCTTCGGGCAGGAGATCATGGATGTCCTCGGCACGCCCGCCGACCGGCGGGGCGAGCGGTTCGATACGGCGTCGCGCTGGCTCGCGCGCCTGCGCGACGCCGGGTTCCAGGCCCATCCGGACCTGCGCCGCGCGTCGGCCGGTCAGCCCGGAGGCATCCTGGGAGCGACCCTCCACGACGACCATGTCGGGTTCGACTTCGCCGGCCAGGTGATGTCGGCGGCGATCTGCGTCCGCTGA
- a CDS encoding LysR substrate-binding domain-containing protein yields MELRHLRYFVVVAEELSFTAAALRLHISQPPLSQQIRDLETEVGTELLRRTSRRVELTPAGMAFLRHARAVLEQVAQAAEQARAIGRGLTGKLDIGMTGSVLLGPLAQLVAHYAAAYPQVAVRLHEMPPMDQIAALHDRRTDVSFLRCPAADRDLKTEFAWSERTVVALPEGHPLSGRGSVMLADLRGETFVSLRLRDSPFAQYLADCCVQAGFMPRISQEVFEAYSLTSLVAAGLGVALVPETVRNLARSGIVYLPLADPCPVADVMIVYREDGDAVVARFLRSARAFLEGGGVDPPRRFVEEA; encoded by the coding sequence ATGGAACTCCGGCATCTCCGCTACTTCGTCGTCGTCGCCGAAGAACTCAGCTTCACCGCGGCGGCCCTGCGCCTGCACATTTCCCAGCCGCCCCTGAGCCAGCAGATCCGCGACCTGGAGACCGAGGTCGGGACCGAACTGCTGAGGCGGACCAGCAGGCGTGTGGAATTGACTCCGGCCGGCATGGCTTTCCTTCGACACGCCCGGGCCGTGCTGGAGCAGGTCGCCCAGGCCGCCGAGCAGGCGCGGGCGATCGGGCGGGGCCTGACGGGAAAGCTGGATATCGGAATGACCGGATCGGTGCTGCTGGGGCCGCTGGCGCAGCTGGTCGCCCATTATGCCGCGGCCTATCCCCAAGTGGCCGTCCGGCTGCACGAGATGCCGCCCATGGACCAGATCGCGGCGCTCCACGACCGCCGGACCGACGTGAGCTTCCTGCGCTGCCCCGCCGCCGATAGGGACCTGAAGACGGAATTCGCCTGGAGCGAACGGACGGTGGTGGCGCTGCCGGAAGGGCATCCGCTGTCCGGCCGCGGGAGCGTGATGCTGGCGGACCTGCGGGGCGAAACCTTCGTATCGCTGCGCCTGCGGGATTCACCCTTCGCGCAGTATCTCGCCGATTGCTGCGTCCAGGCGGGATTCATGCCGCGCATCTCGCAGGAGGTTTTCGAGGCCTATTCGCTGACCAGCCTGGTCGCGGCGGGCCTGGGCGTGGCGCTGGTTCCCGAGACCGTGCGAAACCTCGCGCGCAGCGGCATCGTCTACCTGCCCCTGGCCGACCCGTGTCCCGTCGCCGACGTGATGATCGTGTACCGCGAGGACGGGGACGCCGTCGTCGCGCGGTTCCTCCGGTCGGCGAGGGCTTTCCTGGAGGGTGGGGGAGTCGACCCGCCCCGACGGTTCGTGGAAGAGGCTTGA
- a CDS encoding allantoate amidohydrolase gives MISLADQDVRPGAEVMRRLDRLARFSQEEGTLTRLFLTPEHKAAALQVKLWMEAAGMAVHVDAAGTVVGRYDGTGECRQALLIGSHIDTVRNAGKYDGSLGVVAAIQAVAELHRRARRLPFPIEVLAFGDEEGVRFPVTLLGSRTIAGTVDPAMLDARDDDGVTVREALLAFGCIPEGIPAAARRPGEVLGYVELHIEQGPVLEREDLPVGIVTAINGASRFLVEVTGEAGHAGTVPMALRRDALAAAAEMVLAVERRAASVPELVGTIGKLEVPAGATNVVPGAVRFTIDMRSPDDGQRTTAIADIMAEMEAIASRRAVRATARRTYEETARKCAPWLMDRLAAAVAANGIEPLRLPSGAGHDASALAGLTDIAMLFVRCAGGISHNPAEAIAEADADTAVRVLLTFLETLETRKTID, from the coding sequence ATGATCAGTCTGGCAGACCAGGATGTGCGCCCGGGGGCGGAGGTGATGCGGCGCCTCGACCGTCTGGCCCGGTTTTCCCAGGAGGAGGGCACGCTGACCCGCCTCTTCCTGACGCCCGAGCACAAGGCCGCCGCCCTCCAGGTCAAACTGTGGATGGAAGCCGCCGGCATGGCGGTCCATGTCGATGCGGCCGGCACGGTCGTCGGCCGGTACGACGGCACGGGGGAGTGCCGGCAGGCGCTGCTGATCGGCTCCCACATCGACACCGTCCGGAACGCCGGAAAATACGACGGCAGCCTCGGCGTGGTCGCCGCGATCCAGGCGGTCGCGGAGCTCCACCGCCGGGCCAGGCGCCTGCCCTTCCCCATCGAGGTTCTGGCCTTCGGCGACGAGGAAGGCGTCCGTTTCCCGGTGACCCTGCTGGGCAGCAGGACGATCGCCGGCACCGTCGATCCCGCCATGCTGGACGCCCGCGACGACGACGGCGTCACGGTCCGCGAAGCCCTCCTCGCCTTCGGCTGCATACCCGAGGGGATACCGGCCGCCGCCCGCCGGCCGGGCGAAGTCCTGGGCTATGTCGAACTCCACATCGAGCAGGGTCCGGTGCTCGAACGGGAGGATCTGCCGGTCGGTATCGTCACCGCGATCAACGGCGCCAGCCGTTTCCTGGTCGAGGTGACCGGAGAGGCCGGGCACGCCGGCACCGTCCCCATGGCGCTCCGCCGCGACGCCCTGGCCGCGGCGGCCGAGATGGTCCTGGCGGTCGAGCGGCGGGCGGCTTCGGTGCCGGAGCTGGTCGGGACCATCGGCAAGCTGGAGGTCCCCGCCGGGGCGACCAACGTGGTCCCCGGCGCCGTCCGCTTCACCATCGACATGCGCTCCCCCGACGACGGGCAGCGGACTACGGCGATCGCCGACATCATGGCCGAAATGGAAGCCATCGCGTCGCGCCGGGCGGTCCGGGCCACGGCCCGGCGGACCTACGAGGAAACGGCCCGGAAATGTGCGCCCTGGCTGATGGACCGGCTGGCGGCCGCCGTCGCCGCCAACGGGATCGAACCGCTCCGCCTGCCCAGCGGGGCCGGCCACGACGCCTCCGCCCTCGCCGGCCTGACGGACATCGCGATGCTGTTCGTGCGCTGCGCCGGCGGCATCAGCCACAACCCGGCCGAAGCCATCGCCGAGGCGGACGCCGATACCGCCGTCCGCGTGCTGTTGACGTTCCTGGAGACCTTGGAAACAAGAAAAACCATCGACTGA
- a CDS encoding NCS1 family nucleobase:cation symporter-1 produces MPTDDLAIKRIDPSLHNDDLAPLPFEKRKWGWFEIFNVWSNDIQSLFGYTLAATLFISYGLNGWTVFAAIVLAGVIVMFLVNLSGKPSVRYGIPYPVMARASMGVRGANFPALVRGIVAIFWYGVQTYFASTAVALLINSLFGVSGAPEFLGMTLVGWISYVIVWTFQLALFLKGIDWITKFLNWAGPLVYAVMIALMLAIWYQAGGGLLTELGNIFSGRGDYAGGTFAAFMAVVGTMIAYFAAVIINFGDFARFSKNEAEMKKGNLIGLPIGLAFFSFIALFITAGTVVVFGETLTNPADIVARVDNLFLTVVAALTFFAATVGINLVANFIPPAYDIANLAPSRISARTGGIITAVIAFFIGALWVSVISAIGIAAFVDTLGAVLAPLYGIMIADYYLVQKQRLNVQHLFSAEPGTTYYFNEGWNRKAMVSFAIASVFSVASVWTPGLESLSGFTWIIGAILGGSFHYALMRKGSVVPFVSSAPAP; encoded by the coding sequence ATGCCCACCGACGATCTGGCGATCAAGCGGATCGACCCGTCCCTTCACAACGACGATCTGGCGCCCCTGCCCTTCGAGAAGAGGAAATGGGGCTGGTTCGAGATCTTCAATGTCTGGTCCAACGACATCCAGAGCCTGTTCGGCTACACGCTCGCGGCGACGCTCTTCATCTCCTACGGGCTCAACGGCTGGACGGTCTTCGCCGCGATCGTGCTGGCCGGCGTCATCGTGATGTTCCTGGTCAACCTGTCGGGCAAGCCGAGCGTTCGGTACGGCATCCCCTACCCGGTCATGGCGCGCGCCAGCATGGGCGTCCGCGGCGCCAACTTCCCGGCGCTGGTCCGGGGCATCGTCGCGATCTTCTGGTACGGGGTCCAGACCTATTTCGCCTCGACCGCGGTGGCCCTGCTGATCAACTCGCTGTTCGGCGTCTCCGGCGCGCCGGAGTTTCTCGGCATGACCCTGGTCGGCTGGATCTCCTACGTCATCGTCTGGACCTTCCAGCTCGCGCTGTTCCTGAAAGGCATCGACTGGATCACCAAGTTCCTGAACTGGGCCGGCCCGCTGGTCTATGCCGTGATGATCGCCCTGATGCTGGCGATCTGGTACCAGGCCGGCGGCGGGCTGCTGACCGAGCTGGGTAACATCTTCAGCGGCCGGGGCGACTACGCGGGCGGGACGTTCGCGGCCTTCATGGCGGTCGTCGGCACCATGATCGCCTACTTCGCCGCGGTGATCATCAATTTCGGCGACTTCGCCCGGTTCTCGAAGAACGAGGCCGAGATGAAGAAAGGCAACCTGATCGGCCTGCCGATCGGCCTCGCCTTCTTCTCCTTCATCGCCCTCTTCATCACCGCCGGAACGGTGGTGGTGTTCGGTGAAACCCTGACCAACCCGGCCGACATCGTCGCCCGCGTCGACAACCTGTTCCTGACCGTCGTGGCCGCCCTGACCTTCTTCGCGGCCACCGTCGGCATCAACCTGGTCGCCAACTTCATCCCGCCGGCCTACGACATCGCCAACCTGGCGCCGTCCCGGATCAGCGCCCGCACCGGCGGCATCATCACCGCTGTGATCGCCTTCTTCATCGGCGCCCTGTGGGTGTCGGTCATCAGCGCGATCGGCATCGCCGCCTTCGTCGATACCCTGGGCGCGGTGCTCGCCCCGCTCTACGGGATCATGATTGCGGACTACTACCTGGTCCAGAAGCAGCGGCTCAACGTCCAGCACCTGTTCTCCGCCGAACCGGGGACGACCTACTACTTCAACGAGGGCTGGAACCGCAAAGCCATGGTCTCCTTCGCGATCGCCTCGGTCTTCTCCGTCGCCTCGGTCTGGACGCCGGGTCTGGAGAGCCTGTCAGGCTTCACCTGGATCATCGGCGCGATCCTGGGCGGGTCCTTCCACTACGCCCTGATGCGCAAGGGATCGGTGGTGCCTTTCGTCTCCTCCGCCCCGGCGCCCTGA
- a CDS encoding type II toxin-antitoxin system ParD family antitoxin translates to MSGRNVSLTPRLDRFVDSQVETGLHRNASEVVREALRR, encoded by the coding sequence ATGAGCGGTCGCAACGTTTCCCTTACTCCCCGTCTCGACCGTTTCGTGGATAGTCAGGTGGAGACAGGCCTGCACCGGAACGCCAGCGAAGTGGTCCGCGAGGCCCTCCGCAGGTAG
- a CDS encoding Dyp-type peroxidase, with product MDQGLVIGDDVRTDGKWGLSPRQLGRIQGLVVSGFAHLPVTRALFLKLDRPGGGWLKALEKVAPVTAATGRLNRSTAIAFTCAGLKRLGLTDTADLSAFALPFREGMHQPDRRRRLGDEEKNGTVIPGGPLWSGDASATPQAADVLLLLYAVDETDLADWCNQVMEALEPEGVSLVRHLDLSLRIDPDGRAREHFGFADGFSQPVPYLAGPSTADPAGGHAARDPWHGVPMGEVLMGYTNAHDEAAPAPIVQRPADIAARHPDLKPDGAPEGFLDLGADGSYLVVRELRQDVAAFWNSLDAAARSLGCPGIDADWLADRIVGREHDGDLLCPAGVHAAVDGQPANDVGFFREDFHGLGCPLGSHVRRANPRDGLAATEADRSALLNAANNHRILRRGRKYGETIQNRLEDDRKERGLLFMCLNTDIVRQFEFIQQTWLLNRNFAGLYGETDPLLGPKGPFTIPKDPVRLKVEVETYVKMVGGDYFFLPSLPALKFMADLT from the coding sequence ATGGACCAGGGACTTGTGATCGGGGACGACGTCCGCACGGACGGGAAGTGGGGCCTCTCGCCACGACAGCTCGGCCGCATCCAGGGGCTGGTGGTCAGCGGTTTCGCCCATCTGCCGGTGACCAGGGCGCTGTTCCTGAAGCTGGACCGGCCGGGCGGCGGTTGGCTGAAGGCGTTGGAAAAGGTGGCCCCCGTGACTGCCGCCACCGGCCGGCTGAACCGGTCCACCGCCATCGCGTTCACCTGCGCCGGGCTGAAGCGGCTCGGTCTCACGGACACGGCGGATCTATCGGCCTTCGCCCTGCCCTTCCGGGAGGGAATGCACCAGCCTGACCGGCGCCGGCGGCTGGGGGACGAGGAGAAGAACGGCACCGTCATCCCCGGCGGCCCGCTCTGGAGCGGCGATGCCTCGGCCACGCCGCAGGCGGCCGATGTCCTTCTCCTCCTCTACGCGGTGGACGAGACCGACCTGGCCGACTGGTGCAACCAGGTCATGGAAGCGCTGGAGCCGGAAGGGGTGTCGCTCGTGCGGCACCTGGACCTGTCCCTGCGGATCGACCCAGACGGCAGGGCGCGGGAGCATTTCGGCTTCGCCGACGGCTTCTCCCAGCCGGTCCCCTATCTGGCCGGCCCGTCTACCGCCGACCCCGCCGGCGGGCACGCCGCCAGGGACCCGTGGCACGGGGTGCCGATGGGCGAGGTGCTGATGGGCTATACCAACGCCCATGACGAGGCGGCACCCGCCCCGATCGTCCAGCGGCCGGCCGACATCGCGGCGAGGCACCCGGACCTCAAGCCCGACGGCGCGCCCGAAGGCTTCCTCGATCTCGGCGCCGACGGCTCCTACCTGGTCGTGCGCGAACTGCGTCAGGATGTCGCCGCCTTCTGGAACTCGCTGGACGCCGCGGCCCGGTCGCTGGGCTGTCCCGGCATCGACGCGGACTGGCTGGCTGACCGGATCGTCGGACGGGAGCACGACGGCGACCTGCTCTGCCCGGCCGGCGTCCATGCGGCGGTGGACGGGCAGCCGGCCAACGACGTCGGCTTCTTCCGGGAGGATTTCCATGGCCTCGGCTGTCCGCTCGGCTCCCATGTCCGACGGGCGAACCCGCGGGACGGCCTGGCCGCGACCGAAGCCGACCGCAGCGCCCTGCTCAATGCGGCCAACAACCACCGCATCCTGCGCCGCGGCCGGAAATACGGCGAGACCATACAGAATCGGCTGGAGGACGACCGCAAGGAGCGCGGCCTGCTGTTCATGTGCCTGAACACCGACATCGTCCGGCAGTTCGAGTTCATCCAGCAGACCTGGCTGCTCAACCGGAACTTCGCCGGCCTCTACGGCGAGACCGACCCGCTGCTCGGCCCCAAGGGTCCGTTCACGATACCCAAGGATCCGGTCCGCTTGAAGGTCGAGGTCGAGACCTACGTGAAGATGGTCGGCGGCGACTATTTCTTCCTGCCCAGCCTTCCCGCGCTCAAGTTCATGGCGGACCTGACATGA